Proteins encoded by one window of Mesorhizobium sp. INR15:
- a CDS encoding cupin domain-containing protein — protein sequence MPKIDLSAVPVRKGSGYPAPFDQPCATRTRQRLGDAGGLTDFGVNLMHLPPGGWSSQRHWHSHEDELVYVLEGELILVEDGGETVLRAGDCATFARNSGNGHHMINRSPVTALYLEVGSRSQDDVITCSDIDMMSPSSDGRFLHRDGTPYPGQG from the coding sequence ATGCCAAAAATCGACCTCTCCGCGGTGCCCGTCCGCAAGGGCTCCGGCTATCCCGCGCCTTTCGACCAGCCTTGCGCCACCCGCACGCGGCAGCGTCTCGGCGATGCCGGCGGGCTCACGGATTTCGGCGTCAACCTGATGCACCTGCCGCCTGGCGGATGGTCGAGCCAGCGCCACTGGCACAGCCATGAGGACGAGCTTGTCTATGTGCTGGAGGGCGAGTTGATCCTGGTCGAGGATGGCGGCGAGACGGTGCTGCGCGCCGGCGATTGCGCGACCTTCGCCAGGAACAGCGGCAACGGCCACCATATGATCAACCGGTCCCCGGTGACGGCGCTCTACCTGGAGGTCGGCTCGCGCTCTCAGGACGATGTCATCACCTGTTCCGACATCGACATGATGAGCCCGAGTTCCGATGGACGGTTCCTGCACAGGGATGGGACGCCGTATCCGGGGCAGGGGTGA